The stretch of DNA ACGGTGCTGTCCCGGTTCCAGAACGAGGGCGGAAGCGGTTTTTACTTTACAGGTGTGGATGCGGATACACCGGTTTTAAGACAAATCGAGTGGTATGATAATGCGACTCCTTCCGGAAATTCGACGATGGTCCATGTTTTGGTTGGGCTCTCGACTCTCGTTGAGGATGTAAAGTGGCAAAGGGCCCTGGATTCATTCCGGCCTTCCTACGCGTCTCTTGTGGATCGGGTGGCGAATGGCGTAGCCTTTGGCCTGACTGCGTGGACACAGGAAGCGTCGGGACTGCTGGTGCTCAAAGCCTCGACGACCAAGGCTCTGCAAGAGTTTTCGAACGAAGTTTCAAAGCGAATTTGGAGACCCTATTGGACAATTATCGATCCTGACGTCCCAAAGGGTCATTGGCGTCTATGCGTCGGAACTACCTGTTTACCCGACTTCAAATCTTCAAAAGAGGCTGCTGAGACGGCAACCCTATCGGTGCCACTCGAAGAGTAGTTGAGCATAAGGTGAGTCATGATTCGGACGTGATCGTCCACTCTCTTCTCATCGGTCGGATCAAAACCGCAGAGTTTTTCGAATTCCAGGCGGCTCGCGAAAATGGCAGAGGAAGCACCGAGGAATATATAGAATGCATGAGGTTGTTCGCTAGCGTCGATTTTTGGGAAATGTCGGCAAAAGACTTCAAAACCAGGTTGCACGTAGCGAGGAACAATCCAATCGAGGCGTTCGTCATGACTGACATTGTTCTCGATCATGAAGCGCATAAGGACCGGGTTGCGCGCAGCAAATCGAACAAAGTGGCCAATCCATCGGCGAGCTCGATCTGCACTTGAATTTCCCTGATGATCGAGGCAGTCCGGAACTTCGGCGCGGACGCGGGAGAACAGGTGTTCTGTGACCGCTTTCCACAAAATCTCCTTGTTTGGAAAATGGTAGGTCAAAAGCCCCTGCTGAATGTTTGCTTTGCGGGCTATCTTGTAGCTACTGGCTTCACTGAAACCAACCGTGGCAAACGTTTCGAGAGCGGCGAGGAGAATTTTTTCCTGAGTATCAATTCTCTGCTTTTGACGTTGGTTCATGTAGGGGATGGTACTCTGGGTGCGACGGAACTTGCGAAGCGTATATGACCCGGTTTGAATTGTCTATGTTGATATTGGTGGGCTTGAAAGGGGCGGGTCTCAGAATAACGAGTTTTTGTGAAAGCGGCACGTTTTTCGCTTGTTAGATGACTAGTTAAGTGATGCTTATAGCGAAAGTTGCGATGGTTAGTTCATATTCATCCTCTTTTAGTCGGGGACTCTTGGTAGGAGTGTTGGGTGGTTGCATGGTAGTCTTGGCAGGCTGCGGTGATGCTGTTGAAGAACAGGTAGAAGTTCCGAGACCAGTGAGGGCGGTTCCTGTTTTCCCAAGTGCAGCGATTGCCGGTGGCGATTTGCCGGGGCGCGCTGAGGCGACAAACGAGGTGAACCTGGCGTTTGAGGTGAGTGGCGTTATCACCGAAATTCCCGTTGAGAAAGGAGACCGCGTAAAAGCGGGTGATGTTCTCGCGAAACTGGCTCCTCGCGACTACCAGAATTCGCTGAATTCTGCGGAAGCGGAGCGTGAACGGGCAAAAGCGCAATTTGACAGAGTATTTGAGGCCTCAAAGACCGGAGCGGTTTCAGAGCAGGAGGTGACGAATGCCAGAGCAAGCCTCGATATCGCAATCGCGGATTTCGATCTAGCGAAGAAGGCATTGGAGGACACGGTTTTGGTCGCACCTTTTGATGGAGTCATAGCGACCCTTTTCGCAGATGAATTTCAGAGAATTCGGGCGACGGAGACTGTCATTCGTCTTCTCGATGATTCACAAATCGAATTTACGGTTCAACTTCCCGAAAGATTCCTTCCTTATCTTTCATCGATTAAACGTTTTACTGTTACTTTTGACATTTTTGGGGATATGCCCCTTCCGGCGCTTATCGATAGCGTTGGCTCAGAAGCTTCTGAAGCGACGCGGACCTATCCTCTCACCCTCATCCTCGACCAGCCCGATGGACTTCAGATTCTCCCCGGTATGTCTGGGCAGGCGAATGCAGAGCTGGCATTCGAAGAGAACGGGAACATTCCGGCTGGTCTTCCAGTTCCCGGAGTTCGGATTCCACCCTCTGCTCTTGTTGAGCGTGACGGTTCTTCTGCGGTTTGGGTGTTGGACAAAGAGTCGTCTACCGTGTCTCTCGAAGAGGTCCAGACCGTTGGTGTTTCGGGAGATGGAGTGTATCTCCAGTTCCAAGAACTGGACGGAGTGGACTGGATTGTGACTGCTGGAACGCAGTTTCTCAAAGAGGGGCAGTCGGTTCGGCTACTCAACGAAGAGTAAAAGCACTTTGCCGAGAGAATAATGGGAATTCCAAAATTCGCGGTCGAGAAGGCGACTGTCACTTATTTCACCTCTGCCGTCCTTTTCCTTGTAGGTATTTTTAGTTTTTTCCAGTTGGGACAGCTGGAAGACCCGGATTTCTCGCTCAAAGTCGCTTACGTGATTACTCCCTACCAGGGAGCCTCACCGGAGGAGGTTGAGGAAGAGGTCACCGACTTGATTGAAACGGCGGTTCAGGAGATGACCGAAGTGGACTACATCGAATCGAGTTCCCAAGCTGGCCTCTCCATCGTCAAAATCGAGGTGCGGGCGGAGTTTTGGTCCGATAAGCTTCCCCAGATCTGGGACACTCTTCGGCGAAAGGTGCGGGACGTCGAAGGGAGTCTGCCGGAGGGAAGTGGTCGACCAATCATCAACGACGATGTTGGGGATGTGTATGGATCGGTTCTCGCTTTAACCAGCGATGGCTTTTCGGACGCCGACATGGCGAACTACGCTGACGATTTGCGGACGCAGCTTCTGGCAGTTCCCGGCGTAGGAAAGGTTCAAGTCTGGGGGGACCAGAGCGAGGCAATATACATCGATTACTCTCGAGCCAATCTCGCTACCCTAGGTATCGGGGAAGGTGACTTATTCGCCACTCTGCGAGGGCAAAATCTTGTGGTCGATGCGGGAAGCATTGATATCGGCGACCAAAGGCTCAGGGTAGAAACAACTGGCGGCATTAAAGACCCAGCTGATATCGCGGAGTTGATCATTCGTCCGTCTTCCGGAGAAACGGAGATCATACGTCTTCAAGACGTGGGAACGGTTCGCCGCGGTTATATTGAACCGGCTTCAACCCGAATGCGTTTTAATGGTCGGGATGCAGTCGCGATTTCGGTCTCTGGTAAACCGGGCGAGAACATTGTGAAGCTCGGAGCCCGGATCGACGAAAAGGTCCGGGATCTTCGTCTTGCTTTGCCGATCGGGTTGGAGCTGGATCGGGTCCATTGGCAGTCGGATGTGGTTTCGGATTCGGTGAACAGCTTTATTGAAAGCTTTGCCCAAGCAGTCCTGATCGTCCTGGTAGTCATCACTCTCTTCATGGGCTGGAGGATGGGAATTATCATCGGAACGGCTCTGATTCTCACGATTACGGCCAGCTTTATTCTGATGCTGGCTTTTGGGATCGACCTACAAAGAATGTCCCTGGGAGCTTTGGTAATTGCGCTGGGCATGATGGTCGATAACGCGATCGTGGTTGCGGATGGAACTTCGGCTCGGATCGCTAAGGGTATGAATGCAAAGGAAGCGGCAATCGAGGCGGCAACCCTCCCTGCGATGCCCTTGCTGGGGGCGACACTCATTGCGGTGATGACCTTTTATCCAATCTACGCGTCGACTGACGCGGCGGGTGAATATTGCGCATCGCTTTTTTCGGTCGTGGCAATCGCACTGTTTTCGAGTTGGATCATTTCGATCACAATCACCCCTCTCCAGTGTATCGGCATGATCAAAAAGCCTACCGAGGAGGAACTGGCCAAAGATCCCTATGGGTCAAAGCTCTACCGCACCTTCAAATCAATTTTGGAGGGCGCAATTCGTTTTCGGTTTTTCACAATTGCGATCATGGTCGCCTTGTTGGTTTCGGCCCTTTTCAGCTTCACCTATGTGAAGCAACTCTTCTTCCCGGAGTCATCGATGGAAAAGTTCATGGTTGATCTCTGGGCGATCGAAGGATCAAGCCTCGCCGCGCATAGCGAAGAAATCAGAAGTCTGGAAGCGTTTCTCTTGGAGGATGACAGAGTAGAGGACGTGGTCACTTTTATTGGTGAAGGCCCGCCACGATTCTACCTCCCGGTTTCTCCCGAGCTCAGCTACGCCTCCTATGCACAGTTGATCGTTAATGTCGCAGACGCGAGCGATATTCCTGAGTTAATTTCGAAAGTAAACGAGGAGGGGTCGATTCTTCTTCCGGGGAGTCTGGTGGCTCCCCGTGCCTACGGAGTCGGTCCCGATACTACTTATAAATTCGAAATGCGGATCACGGGTCCTTCAAATGCCGATCCTGGAGAGCTACGGGATGCTGCTGCAAAGGTGGAAGATGTCCTGTTGACCTCACCTCTTCTCGCATATGTCACGACGGATTGGCGCCAGCGGACCCCTGTGATTCAGCCTGCTTTTGATCAAAGTCGTGGGCGGTTTGCACAAGTCTCCCGTGAGGATGTTTCTAATTTGATAAAACAAGTCTTTGATGGATCGACAGTTGGCGTTTACCGAGAGGACGATGACGTTCTCCCGATCATTCTCCGAAACGAAAATAGCGAGCGAACCGGCTTCACGAACGTTGAGGTTCTTCAGTTGGCAGCAAATGAGACCCGTGGTCCCTTGCCTCTCGCGCAGGTAGTTAATGGAACCGAGATTTCCTGGGAAGATCCATTGATTTGGCGACGCGATCGTTTAAGAACCATTACAGTTCAAGCCAATCCAATCGCTGGGGTAACTTTTGCGGAGTTGATGGCTACGGTTCAAAGTGAGTTGGATGCAATTGAATTTCCCAGTGGCTACGTGGTGGAGATGGGCGGTGAGCAGGAGAGCAACGAGAAGGCGCAAAAATCCCTTATTCCAGGGGTGGTGCCAGCGTTCCTCATTGTGATTCTGACTTTGGTTCTCCTCTTCAACGCTCTGCGGCCTCCGGTACTGATCCTCCTTATTGTTCCGTTCGCGATCATCGGCGTTTCCTACGGCCTCCTGTTGTCGGGTGCAGCTTTTGGTTTTGTCGCGTTGTTGGGAGCCATGAGTCTTTGCGGAATGATCATCAAGAACGCCATTGTCTTGATCGACGAAATCAACCTCATCAAGAGCGAGGGTAAAAATGCTTACGATGCGACGATTGGGGCCGCACTTTCCCGTTTGCGGCCGGTTGCTCTTGCTGCTGCGACGACGGTCCTCGGAGTGATTCCTCTTTTAACCGATGTCTTCTGGGTGGGCCTATCAGTCACCATCATGGCTGGGCTGAGTTTTGGAACGATTGTGACGATGATTCTCCTGCCAACCTTCTATTGCACTTTCTACAACGCAAGGGCTGAGACCAAATGAGAGAAGCACTGTCCGAACGTCTGTATGCTTTCCTTCCTCTTCTAAGCCTCTTTTTTCTAGGTGGCTGCATCACAGTCGGTCCAGATTACGAGGCACCTGAAATCTCATTGCCGGATAGTTGGCAGTCGCCTTACGAGCGAAATGTTGGGGAAACAAAAGCGAACCAAGAGAGTTATTGGCTCGTTTTCAACGATTCGGTTCTCAACGAAGTGATCGAAAGAGTGGGAAAGCAGAATCGTGACCTTCGAGCGGCTCTGGCGGCGATCGACGAGGCTCGTGCTTCCCTTGGGATTGCCTCATCAGAGAGATTTCCGAGTATCGCGGTCGATGGTTCGGCTACTTTCGACCGAACGAGTGTCAATGTGTCTCCAGTCGAATCACCGATTCGTGATCGGGACGACACCACCTTTTCAATTGGGCCCAATGCATCGTGGGAAATTGATCTCTTTGGACGAGTTCGACGCAGTATTGAATCCGCATCCGCTTCGTTTGAAGCGAGTGAAGCGCAATACGCCGATCTTTTGGTGATTCTTTATGCGGAAACGGCTCAGGCCTACTTCGATTTCCGCGCAGTTCAGCAACGATTAGAGTTTGCGACTTCGAACGTTACCTCTCAGGAAAATACTCTGAATCTAACCGTAAACCGCGTGAAAGCGGGCCTGGCTCCGGAACTGGATCGAGCGCAGGCAGAGCTTAATTTGAACCGTAGTCGAGCTCTATTGCCCCAGCTGCGGGAGGCGCGGGACAACCTATTGAACGCCTTGGCTGTTTTGACAGGGGACTATCCGTGGGACCTGGCGCCTCTTCTCGGAACTGAGTATGCTGAGCAGGACTCGATTCCGATTGTCTCGGTTACAACAGTTCCAGCCGACTTGCTCAGGCAGCGCCCAGATATCCGCCAAGCGGAACGGAATCTCGCGGCTCAGACAGCGCAAATTGGTGTGGCGACTGCAGATTTGTATCCCCGCTTTTCGTTAAACGGGGTATTCACTTTTGACGCATTTGACGCGCAAGACTGGTTTAACGGAGACTCGCGGGCTTTTTCAATCGGTCCATTCATGAGTTGGAGAGTGTTTGAGTTTGGAAGACTCCGCGATCTGATCCAGGTCGAGGAGGCTCGCACGGATCAGGCTCTTGCGCAGTATGAACAAACGGTTCTAACCGCGATTCAAGAGGTTGAAGATTCTCTTTCCGGCCTTGCGAACGAGCGTCGCCGTAACGGTGATCTTCGTCGAGCCTCCGAGGCTGCTGAGGAATCGGTTCGCTTGTCGCTGGATCTTTATCGAAGCGGTCTGGTCGAATTCGATACGGTTCTGACCAGTGAGCAAGCCCTTCTCGAACTTCAGGATAGTCTCGCGGAAAGCAATGGAATCATGCGTCAGAACATCGTTCAGTTCTATCGCAGTATTGGCGGAGGCTTTGGAATAAGGTCACCAGAGGATCCAGACGATTGAGAACCAAAAAGGGCGAAAGATCAGGTTGCCACGTCGGCAATTCTGTCAGTTTTCCTTGTTCTTGGATACGATGCTCAGCCCGACGAGCCTACCAATTAAAATTGCCACGTAGATCTGCCCCATGAGGGCTTGGGCTGAGACCAGCATTCTCGCCAGCGAAGAGACTGGGGTAATGTCTCCATATCCAAGGGTAGTTTGGGTGACCGTACTAAAGTAAATGGCTAATCCTGCATTCTTACCTTCCAACACGATTCTTCCCTCTAAAGTGGATTGGAGAGCTGATGAGAAGGAAAACGCTGAAGGATCGAGCAGTGTACAGATTGAATACATAGCTGCCCAAAACACCGCCAGCATCAGGTAGGAAGAGATACCGATTAAGAGGGTATCTAAAGTCACTTCGCGAGTCTTCATCAGCAGCCGGATAAAACGGCAGAAGACAAGCCCGATGACTCCCGCCAAACCAGCGAAGTAGATGAGAGAAATCGCTTGGTTGCTGGTGATGGATGCAGAGATTTGAAGGATCGCGAGTACGCCAGCTATCGAAATGCCCAAGACCAAGGCGAGTCTTCCAGTCGTAATGATCAGGAAACTCACAAAAGAGAGCCCGACCAGTGAAATCCAAAAAAGCACGTTGGTCACCGTTTGCGAACCGGTGACCAGCTGGAGGAGGGGAGAAACAACGATCAATAAAACCTGAAACGTAAGAATCCAGCGAACGGAGTTGATGCGCCTGACCGAAAAGTCATCCTTCGAATCCACAGAGGCTGAAGTAATCTAAGGTGTATCGAGACGCCAATCCCTAAATTTCAAATGAGGGCTCTTGATTGGTTTCTGAATTCAGTTTTGCAGAGAACTATTGCATCGAGCCTATCCGGGTTGATGAAATAGAACCTTTCGCTACTATTCATGAATGCCTCTGTTGACTACTCGGACCTTCTGGCGGTTCTCCACCTTTCTCTGGTTCTCGTCATTTCGATTCGAGTGATCATGCGAAGGCCGGCTACCGGGGTGGCATTGACTTGGCTATTCGTCGTTAGCGCGATCCCGTTCGCCGGCGCCCTTTTTTACCTTCTGATCGGGGAACGGCGAATCAGCCGGAGGCGCATTCGTCGAATCGCAGAGCGTAAGGTCGACTACGAGAGTCTCGTGAGGCTCGGAATGGATCGAGACATTACGATTGTCGATTGGGGTAAACATCCCGGTGAAGCAAAGGGAATGAATCTTCTTGGAACGAACATGATTGGGTTTCCAACTGTTTCTGGAAGCAGCGGTCACTTGATTTCCGATACCGAAGAGATGCTTGATTCGATCGCCAGAGACGTGGATGCAGCCGAACACTCGGTCTTTATGGAGTTTTACATTTGGAACGAAGGGGGAAAGGCTGACAAAGTTCTCGATTCTCTCATTCGTGCGGCGAGCAGAGGAGTGGTTTGTCGTGTGTTGGTGGACTCATTGGGAGCGCGGCCTTGGTGGAAGGGCTCACAACCAGAAAAGCTGAGACAGGCGGGTGTCCATCTTGCGGAGGCCTTGCCGGTCGGGCTCTTCCGCACTTTCCTGGATCGAACCGACCTTAGGGTTCATCGAAAGATTATCGTTATCGATGGGAAGATTGCCTGGACCGGGAGCATGAATCTTGTTGATCCGAAGTATTTTAAACAGGATGCGGGAGTGGGAGAGTGGGTCGATGCTATGGCTCGAATGGAAGGGTCAGTGATTGTTCCCCTCGGTCTCACTTTGATTGGTGATTGGGTCTTGGAAACGGATGATTCGATTGAAACCCTCATTCGTGAATCCCGTCTCTCTACGGTGGAACCAAAGCCTGGGGTGGATATTCAGGTGGTTCCTTCTGGTCCGGGTGAGACGGATGACGGGTTGCTACAAATGCTACTCACTACGGTGAATTCAGCTGATCGGGAGTTGGTCCTCACGACCCCTTATTTCATTCCTGACGAGTCGTTGTTGCGTGCTATGAGGGGTGCAGCCGCACGAGGAGTAAAGGTACACCTGATCCTACCGGAAAAGGTGGACTCGGTCCTAACGAGGTATGCGAGCCGTTCTTACTACAGTGAATTGATGGAAGAAGGGATCCAGATCCATCTATACCGCGGTGGTCTCTTACACACAAAATCGATTACCGCAGATCAAAGCATAACGATGTTTGGCACTGTGAATCTCGACATGCGGAGTATCTGGATCAACTACGAGGTCGCCTTGTTCGTGTATGGGCATGCAGTTGGAGAGGAAGTGCGCGCCCTTCAACAGACTTACATCGACGACTCATTAGTTATCGATGCCGAAGAGTGGGAGACTCGGTCAATGGCTCAGCGGTTCTTTGAAAATGTTTGCCGCTTGGCAAGTCCGCTACTCTAGAGCATTTTGCGATTAGTTTGAACCATCAGGCTGAGCGGATTTTGCGCCTCAACGAGGCGGAGCGACGCGCTGCGCACTAGAAGTGCGTGAGCGTCGCTCGAACGCTGTTGGGGCCCAAAAGCAGCCAGTCCTCTGGATGGGGTTAAAATGAGAGTTCGCTGCGTTAGCTTGGTGTTCACGGGCTTCAGCCCGCTACACACCAAGCCGCCTTGCGCTGCTCTCATTTTAAATCCCACCTGACGGTTCAACCTAATCGCAAAGTGCTCTAGGCAGCTCCTCGAAGGCGCTTGTCTACCGCGCTCCAGTCGACGATGTTTTTCCACGCATTGAGGTAATCCCCTCGGCGGTTCTGATATTTCAGATAATAGGCGTGTTCCCAGACATCCACCCCAAGAAGCGGCCGAAGGGAAGGATCATCCATCCACGGTGTATCTTGATTGGGTGTCGAGACCACCACTAGCCCTCCCTCAGGATTTTTGCAGAGCCAGGACCACCCGCTACCAAAGCGTCCCAGCCCGGTAGAAACCATCTCCTCCAGGAGACCATCCACGCTACCGAACGCTCCGTCAATGGTGGCTTGCAGGGGTGAGGACGGAGTCACGCCTGGGTTCACTAAGGAATACCAAAAGAGGCAATGGTTGAGATGACCCCCTCCGTTGTTGCGAACTGCGGTCTGAATCGGAGCGGGGACCGCGTTGAGATCCGTAAGCATCTCTCCGAGGGTGAGGCTGTGGGTTGCCGGGTAGTTTTCTATCGCGGCGTTGAGCTTACGGACATAGCCAGCATGATGCTTTGTGTAATGGATCTCCATCGTGCGTGCGTCGATGTAGGGCTCCAACGCATCGTATGCGTAGGGTAGGGGTGGAAGTGCAAATGGGTAGGTCAGGGACTCGAAGTCGAGCATGGCAGGGACCCCGGAAGGTGTCTCCGAAGAATTGCCGGTTTGACCGAAAGTGCGTTTGGATAGAAGACCCGAAAAAGCGAAGGCACCCATTCCGAAGGTACTTTGCTTGAGGAATGTCCGACGACTGGAAGGAGAGCAGATTTGGGATCGTATATTCATGGGATGGATGAAAACGGACAGATCATCGGTTGGCAACTGACATCCGATTTATCCGTGGCTGTTCAAGAGTGGCTCAGAAAACCGCTTGCCTTCCCGATTGGGCTGTCTCTACTCCGAAAGAAAGCAATGGACACAGAAAAAGACCCAATTGATCTCGATCGGCTCAGCGTCTTGGCGCGCCTCTCCTTAACTCCAGAAGAAAAGGAAAAGCTGGGTCCGCAACTTTCGCGGATTGTCGGTTACGTAGAGCAGCTGAAAGAGGTCGATGTGGATGGCGTCGAGCCTATGGCCCATGCAATCCCGCTTTCCAATGTGCTTCGAGAGGACCGTGCTGAAGAATTGGACGATCGAGAAGCGTTCTTAAAAAATGCGCCAGCGAGCCGGTTGAGCCAAATTGTTGTTCCTCCTGTAATCGAATAGATGACGGACGGTAACTTAGAGGGGAAGACAGCAGTCGATCTGGCCAGTCTCCTTGACTCAGGTGAGACCTCCAGTGAGGCGATTCTAACTGCGTGTCTGAAGCGGATGGATTCGGTCGAGGGGTCGGTGAATGCTTTTCTCAGTGTCGACCGTGACGATGCGATGGCACAGGCGAAGGCGAGCGATGAAAGGCGAAGCAAAGGAGAGGTCCGTGGTCCGTTGGACGGGATTCCGATTGCCCTCAAGGACATCGTTGCCGTCACCGGACAGCCTTTGACCTGTAGCAGCCGTATTCTTGAGAATTTTGTGAGTCCTTACGACGCAACAGTCGTTCAGCGACTTAAAGAAGCAGGAGCGGTGCTCTTTGGCCGTTTGAATATGGATGAGTTTGCTATGGGTTCATCCACTGAGAATTCAGCTTTCGGTCGCACGTGTAATCCTTGGGACACTGAAAGAGTTCCTGGCGGTTCGAGTGGAGGAAGCGCGGCATGTGTTGCCGCGGGTGAATCGATTCTTTCCTTGGGAAGTGATACGGGTGGATCCATTCGTCAGCCGGCTGCGTTTTGTGGGACTGTTGGATTGAAGCCAACCTACGGACGGATCTCCCGGTATGGTCTGGTTGCGTTTGCTTCCTCTCTCGACCAGATCGGCCCCTTTACTAGGTCGGTTGAGGATGCAGCTCTTTTTCTGGATGCCGCTTGTGGTCATGACCCTAGAGACTCCACCTCCCTTCCAAATCAGGATACGGCCTTTCTTGCGGGCATGCGTGATCAGGTGGACCGCAAGTGGAAACTTGGGGTTCCCAAAGAGTTTTTTGCGGAAGGAATCAACGCTGAGGTTCAGCAGTCAGTGGAGAAAGCAATTCGCTTCTACGAGGAAGATGGTTGTGAGATCATCGAAGTCTCCCTGGCTCACTCTTCCTACGCAGTTCCTGTTTATTACATTTTGGCTACTGCTGAGGCCTCATCCAACCTAGCTCGCTACGACGGTATTCGATATGGACATCGTTCTGAAGAGTCGACCGATGGAATCGATCTGTATTTCCGGTCGCGCGGTGAGGGATTTGGAGAGGAAGTGAAGAGGCGAATCATGCTGGGTACATACGTCCTCTCCAGTGGTTATTACGACGCTTATTACCTTCGGGCTCAAAAAGTGAGATCGCTGATTCGTAAGGATTTTGACGAGGCCTTCACAAAGGTAGACTGTCTGATCGGACCAGCGACTCCTACAGTTGCCTTTCGTGCTGGGGAGAAAATGGACGATCCTCTGTCGATGTATCTGAGTGACGTGTACACGATTTCGGCGAATTTGGCGGGTCTGCCTGCGATGTCAGTTCCCTGTGGTCTGGATAGGGAGGGGTGCCCGATTGGGCTCCAGGTGATTGCACCAGTGCTTCGAGAAACTGATATGCTCGCAGTCGCCCGGAAGTTCGAAGAAGCACACGAATTTGAGGGAATGGTTGCGCCTTTGGGGAAGGAGGATCTCTGATGAACTACGAAGCAGTCATTGGTCTTGAGGTTCATGTCCAGTTGAAGACGGAGTCCAAGATGTTCACCAGCGTTCCGTACCGGTTCGGAGAGGAACCGAATCGTCTGATTGATCCGGTGGTTATGGCACTTCCAGGTAGCCTACCGGTTATTAACCGGGAAGCGGTAGCGAAGACCGTGAAGGTTGGAATGATGCTGGGGTGTGATATCGCGGAGACCTGTAAGTGGGACCGGAAAAACTACTTTTATCCCGATTCTCCAAAGAACTATCAGATTTCCCAATATGACCAGCCGCTGTGTTTGAACGGGCAGGTTGAAATCGAGGTGGCGGGAGCTTCGAGGTCGGAGGAGGGACCTCATCGGTGGGTTCGGTTGACCCGTATTCACCTTGAGGAAGATGTCGGTAAACTCACTCATTTCGAGCGAGATAGTCTGGTTGACTACAACCGTGCCGGAACACCCTTGATCGAGATTGTAACGGAACCGGACATTTACTCTGCAGAGGAGGCTTTTGCGTTTTTGACAGCGTTGCGGAGGCAACTTGTTTACGCTGGGATCTCCGATTGCGACATGGAGAAAGGGCAGTTGCGGTGCGATGCAAACATCAGCATCCGACCCGTTCGAGAGACCACTCTGGGGACCAAGGTGGAATTGAAGAATCTGAACAGCATCAGCGGTGTGAAAAATGGGGTTGCCTATGAGATTGCACGGCAAAAGCGGGTTTTGTCGGAAGGCGGAGAGTTGATACAGGAAACCCGCAGGTGGGATGCAGACAGAGGAATGACGACTGGGATGCGAACCAAAGAGGAGTCTCACGACTACCGCTACTTTCCAGACCCAGATCTAATGCCCGTGTCTGTGGATTCCGATTGGAAGTCAGAATTGGCGTCCGAGCTTCCAGAATCGCCCTTCGACCGGCAAAGGCGTTACCAGGAGGAACTCGGACTCCCGTATTCGAGCGCATCCGTTCTCGTTTCCGAGCGGGAACTTGCCGATTTTTTCGAACTAGCGGTCAGTGAGGGGGGAAGCCCGATTTTGCTGGCTAACTTTATTGCCAATGATCTGCAGCGAGAGTTTGCAGAGGGAGAGGGTAGCCTTGGTGACTCTTTGGTGACTCCGGCTAGTCTGTCTGAACTGGTCAATTTGGTGGAGGAGAATGTCATTTCCAACCAGATCGCAAGGGAAGTATTGACAGAGATGCTGAAGAGCGGCGCAAGCCCCCGTGCAATCGTGAGGGAAAAGGGCTTGGAACAGTCTTCGGATGAGGGTGAGTTGGAGTCTCTTTGCCGGGAGGCAATTGCAGCGAATGAGAAAGCGGTTTCTCAATACCTGGAGGGAAATGCCAAGGCGATAAACGCAGTAAAGGGATTTGTCATGAAAGCCACGAAGGGAAAAGCAAACCCCAAGGTGGTGAATGATGTGATCGAGCGGTTGTTGAAAGAATAGACGAGAATTTTGTGTGAGGTCGTTGACCTTGCCGGTTTGGATTCTAAGCTGCCGGGTCGGCGGGCAGAGTTGCACCCCCGGCCTCACCTTATGAATTCCGTAAGCCTTATCTACCCGCACCAATTGTTCTCGGACCATCCTGCTCTCGATTCATCGATCCCCGCTTTCCTAATTGAAGATCCTTTGCTCTTTGGGACCGATCAGCACCAACCTCTCAATGTTCACAAGCAGAGGTTGGTCTTTCATCGGGCCAGCATGAAAGCGTTCGCTGCGGAGATGAGCAGGCGAG from Verrucomicrobiota bacterium encodes:
- a CDS encoding efflux transporter outer membrane subunit translates to MREALSERLYAFLPLLSLFFLGGCITVGPDYEAPEISLPDSWQSPYERNVGETKANQESYWLVFNDSVLNEVIERVGKQNRDLRAALAAIDEARASLGIASSERFPSIAVDGSATFDRTSVNVSPVESPIRDRDDTTFSIGPNASWEIDLFGRVRRSIESASASFEASEAQYADLLVILYAETAQAYFDFRAVQQRLEFATSNVTSQENTLNLTVNRVKAGLAPELDRAQAELNLNRSRALLPQLREARDNLLNALAVLTGDYPWDLAPLLGTEYAEQDSIPIVSVTTVPADLLRQRPDIRQAERNLAAQTAQIGVATADLYPRFSLNGVFTFDAFDAQDWFNGDSRAFSIGPFMSWRVFEFGRLRDLIQVEEARTDQALAQYEQTVLTAIQEVEDSLSGLANERRRNGDLRRASEAAEESVRLSLDLYRSGLVEFDTVLTSEQALLELQDSLAESNGIMRQNIVQFYRSIGGGFGIRSPEDPDD
- a CDS encoding potassium channel family protein, which gives rise to MDSKDDFSVRRINSVRWILTFQVLLIVVSPLLQLVTGSQTVTNVLFWISLVGLSFVSFLIITTGRLALVLGISIAGVLAILQISASITSNQAISLIYFAGLAGVIGLVFCRFIRLLMKTREVTLDTLLIGISSYLMLAVFWAAMYSICTLLDPSAFSFSSALQSTLEGRIVLEGKNAGLAIYFSTVTQTTLGYGDITPVSSLARMLVSAQALMGQIYVAILIGRLVGLSIVSKNKEN
- the cls gene encoding cardiolipin synthase is translated as MNASVDYSDLLAVLHLSLVLVISIRVIMRRPATGVALTWLFVVSAIPFAGALFYLLIGERRISRRRIRRIAERKVDYESLVRLGMDRDITIVDWGKHPGEAKGMNLLGTNMIGFPTVSGSSGHLISDTEEMLDSIARDVDAAEHSVFMEFYIWNEGGKADKVLDSLIRAASRGVVCRVLVDSLGARPWWKGSQPEKLRQAGVHLAEALPVGLFRTFLDRTDLRVHRKIIVIDGKIAWTGSMNLVDPKYFKQDAGVGEWVDAMARMEGSVIVPLGLTLIGDWVLETDDSIETLIRESRLSTVEPKPGVDIQVVPSGPGETDDGLLQMLLTTVNSADRELVLTTPYFIPDESLLRAMRGAAARGVKVHLILPEKVDSVLTRYASRSYYSELMEEGIQIHLYRGGLLHTKSITADQSITMFGTVNLDMRSIWINYEVALFVYGHAVGEEVRALQQTYIDDSLVIDAEEWETRSMAQRFFENVCRLASPLL
- a CDS encoding superoxide dismutase, with the protein product MNIRSQICSPSSRRTFLKQSTFGMGAFAFSGLLSKRTFGQTGNSSETPSGVPAMLDFESLTYPFALPPLPYAYDALEPYIDARTMEIHYTKHHAGYVRKLNAAIENYPATHSLTLGEMLTDLNAVPAPIQTAVRNNGGGHLNHCLFWYSLVNPGVTPSSPLQATIDGAFGSVDGLLEEMVSTGLGRFGSGWSWLCKNPEGGLVVVSTPNQDTPWMDDPSLRPLLGVDVWEHAYYLKYQNRRGDYLNAWKNIVDWSAVDKRLRGAA
- the gatC gene encoding Asp-tRNA(Asn)/Glu-tRNA(Gln) amidotransferase subunit GatC: MDENGQIIGWQLTSDLSVAVQEWLRKPLAFPIGLSLLRKKAMDTEKDPIDLDRLSVLARLSLTPEEKEKLGPQLSRIVGYVEQLKEVDVDGVEPMAHAIPLSNVLREDRAEELDDREAFLKNAPASRLSQIVVPPVIE